The genomic stretch TAAATGTTTGCTGCCAGTCAAAAGATACCCTGTGTTAAAAAGGTGGATTTTGTGGTGCTCATTGCCAGTTATAAACTGTGGCTCAACTCTCAAAGAAGTCTAAGAAACTGGACATTATTGTGGCTTGCAGCAGAAACGTTTTTGGGACTTAAggattttatactgaacaaaaaatataaacgcaacatgcaacaattgcaaagatttcactgagttacagtacatagaaggaaatcagtcaattgaaataaattcattaggccctaatctatggatttcacatgacccggcaggggcacagccaattgggagccaggcccaccgccaattgggagccaggcccacccactggagagccaggcccagccaatcagaatgagttttcccccacaaaagggctttattacagacagaaattacAACACCCCCCCTTTCTCAGACAATCCCCCGgcaagaagccagatgtggaggtcctggtctggCATTGTTAAACGTGGTCTAtggttgaggccggttggatgtactgacaaattctctaaaacaacgtcggaggtggcttatggtagagaaattaacagtaaattctctggcaacagctctgtttgGACATTCCTGCcgtgtcagcatgccaattgcacactccctcaaaacttgagacatctgtggcattgtgttgtgtgacaaaactgcgcattttagagtggccttttattgttcccagcacaaagtgcaccagtttaatgagcatgctgtttaatcagcttcttgatatgccacacctgtcaggtggattgattatctttgcaaaggagaaatgctcactaacagagactTGAaacacatttgcacacaaaatttgagagcaataagctttttgtgtctATGAAACATTTcaggaatcttttatttcagctcatgaaacatgggaccaacactttagatgttgcgtttatatttttgtttagtttaCACATCTGAAGCACTTGGAAGGGGTATTGGTGCCGGAAGACAGCCCGCCCTCCCAGGCTCCCCCTGAGCATGTGTAGGGATCAGATtagtttatttttttaacagtGAAGTTGTTTGTTAGTTTTTGTTGGTAGTTCCATTTTTTGGGGGAAACTCCGTTTCCATCCCACACAGTAGGTGGCGGGATGCACATTAAATTGTGCAATCGCCAATATACTGAAGACGAACCCACTGAAATGTGACCAGTCACTCGAGAGGGATGAACACTCACTCTTGCTCACACTTAGCATTTTGATGAGTGTATACAGTCACACTCTAGTTGGGAGCAAGGTATATACCCTCCCCATGTCTAGTCTCTCTCAGCCCCAACTCTGTGCACAGGCTCTTTCAACATCAGCAATGGTTTTGGGTGTGTCAGAGGACAGGATCAAGGGGTTTATCTCGTCTTGAATCACAACGTCGTCCTCTATTCTCACCCCAAGTCCACGGAATCGATCTGGAACCTGGTCATCGTCCTCACATATGTACAGccctgaaagagagagatggactggagTGTAGTCACTTGATGTattcatgcacacacatgcattaaACACTGGAACAGTAGTGCTTCAGTGTTTGTATAGGAATCTCTGGCTGTTTCACTGGGAAGGCTGGGTTTACACTACACAAAACATTCTCCTTAGCAAACATAAATGATGGTTGTGTAAAGTTACAAATTCTACCATGCAAACTATGTGGAGCCCACCATGTGTGCGGTGAGTGGTACAGTAATAAAGTGTTGCCTCTAAGGCAGAATACTCCTAGTGGAGTGTTAATCCAGCCTAAAAAGTGCACCGTTTTTCAAAGTTTGTCAATCAGTTGAATATGACTAATATGAAGAactgagtgagtgacagagagattgTACACTGGCTCATGGATACAGTACCTGGCTCTATTGTGATTGCCATTCCAGGCTGGAGGGGCTGAGAGCGGGAAAGCTCAGGGGTATCGTGTACATCCATGCCCAGGTAGTGACCAACATGGTGGGGGCAGTAGCGCCGTGCCGCCTGGAAGCAGCAATACAGGTCACTGAAGCAACAAAGTACACTGCATGTTCAAGCGCTGAACTGAATGTGACTGTTTGATAGGGTCCCTTCTTTCAGTTCTGTGTCTGCCTTTTATTTTGACATATTTGgcacatacaccggataggtgcagtgaaatgtgttgttttacagggtcagccatagtggCACAGCACCCCAGGagtaaattagggttaagtgctttgctcaagggcacagtcagattttcaccttgtcatctcaggtatttgaaccagcgacctttcagttccTGGACTAACGCGCtgatcgctaggctacctgccatcatgGGTAGGCCTAATACTTATAATAACGGTCAGTAATAAACCATTTACAAACAGTTTGTTCAacatttattaatcattactccaACATTAGTACATCACACTACTACAACAGTGTGATTGTTCTGgaataaaatgttcaatatatttCCTTAAACATCCTGTGTTGTGTTCTTACTCCTTTAACATTGACATGTTCTAGGCCAGgttttcccaaactaggggtcacGACCCAATTTACAATATCAAACAAGATAATATAAATCATAAGACAGTTATGTATATTCTTCTGTATATCAAATTATATATACATGAATTTAATTTCCTTTAAAGACTCAGACCTGATTTGTATTGGGGTCGTGAGAGAATTCGTATTTAGTTAATAGAAACGGGGTTACATCAGTAACCACCGGTATCCGCTAAATGCAGTTGTAATGAACAGAGcggtttctgttttcttcctacaaCCGAGTGGACAAGATTAGGCACTAAATCAGACTTGAGGTGGTGATGTTCTTTTCTACACAGAAGATCATACAACATTATTGCCTGATAATCTTCTGAATTTCccaatacctttctgatgcatttcagtcaTTTCAAACCATACCGATTGAAATACTGTCAAAAATACTGTCAGACTGATATGACTGACTGTCATAGCCCAATTTTAAAAAGTTTACATTGGCCgttgattatatatttttttttacatggtggggtcactatttttatgtttttttttatcaaaatggGGTCGCAGGCCAAAAGTTTGAGAACCCCTATTCTAGGCCATTTTGAGACCATCTGGTACTGCTAGAATGCCTAACATGGCAATTGCATGTCCATCTTTTGCTGAGAAATTACACAGGTCACTCTAAACATTTATAAAGAACTATAAATCGAGAAAGCAAACAGATATCAATCACTTCGGTGCCATTGCTGAAAGCTCCTCCACCACGCACCAGTCTTGCTGAATGCCTTCTCTCCTACCCAGCCTCCCAACACAAGCGTCACCCAAGCAGGTGTGATACCTAGGCTACTCCTGTGGTGTGCTGCAATCCTTGTCCCCCACCTTTCGGTCTTCTCCCAACTACCACCCAGGCCTGATTATTTTGCAACCTCATAGGCCTAATATTTTAAATCGGAGTCATAGAAAACGTATGGCTATTTCTCAAGTTGATCTGTAGGCTACAAATGAACATGTTGCTATTGTCTACCCTAGACAGAGGGTGATGAATTTAGGGCCCGATGCCTCATAAACGCAGAGAGATTTGAGTGTTTTTACAATGTTGCATCCTGGGAGAAACGATACGCTTGCCCAAGTATTGCACTAGAGAACTCTGCGTGTTTTTCACATTTGACATGGAAAAAACTGCACGTTTGCGTTTACATATCTAGATTGTTCTGTCGGTAATTAACCATGTCTCTGGAATGTACGCACCTTTTGAAATCAGTGGTGTTAAAGACTGATTCTAGTAATGTCTGAATCAAAATGTAAAATCCGAACTAGACTTGCCATTATTTTTGttgcttttaaaaatgtttatttaacctttattttattggggcggcagatagcctagtggttagagtgttggactagtaaccggaaggttgtcagctcagggattcgatcttgcaaggtcaaaatctgtggttctgcccctgaacaaggcagttaacccactgttcctaggccgtcattgaaaataagaatttgttcttaactgacttgcctatttaactaggcaagtcagttaagaacaaattcttatttaaaatgacagcctaccctaacccagacgacgctgggaaagttgtgcgccaccctatgggactcccaatcacagccagttgtgatacagccggaAATCAAACCAGTGTcatctcttgcactgagatgcagtgccttagaccgctgcgccactcgggagaccatTTACTGTCAGGAAATGTGCAATCAAACTCAGATCCTGACATTTCTTACCCATCTGAATTAAAAAGGTCAGCACATAAATTTACGGATTATAAAGAACCTaaatggtttattactgaacGTTATTAGTATTAAAGTGTTTGTTATACAATAGGGTTTTTGATAAACAGCATTAACCTCTAATACCCTTTCCTAGCCATTGAGTCTACGTGGTTAAGTCCCCTTAAGCCACAAAATATAACCTATTACTTTCAGTTAAATATTACTATTAAAACATTTGAGTTAATAAGTGATATATTATAATTTACGTTGATGCAAAACACCCTTCAGTTATCTATGCATGCATTTGATACCATTATCAGTTAACCTGGACATGGAGTTATTTTCTCCAACCATGGCCATGGAACTACTTTGAGCAGAAGGACACAGCGACACTGAGCGTACCTTAAGTGTATCAGCATCACTGGTGGAGCCCTTCACGATACCCAGCTGTTTGAGTTGGCGTCCCAGCAGAGCCAACATGGTGCTGTAGATGTGGTCCAGACTGGCTCCTGGggagcacagagacagacaggccttcTGCACCTCCAACACCCCCTCATACAACTCTGCCTGGGCAGGGCTGAACCTGGGCTCACCATGCAAGAGAGGGGTAGAAAAGGAGACTTAAAAgaatggagagaaggagcgaATATCCAAAATGGTATCTCTGTTGATGCAACTCACTTTCCGTTCACCGGCCAGGTGCGAGTAATATCACTGACATAacagaagtattcacaccctccATCAAGTAGCACCATCTCCCCATTCTGAGAGAAAGAAAAGACAAGGAATTGGGCAAAGTCTTGTTTGTCTGGACACTGACAGAGAGTTACTGTTATAGATGTAGTATGTACCATCGTGGCAAAGCTGGGGTGTTAATAATTCTAAAACTTCTAACCTCAATTGTGGGCCCACATTCAGCAGCAACATTACATATGTCCCTTCACCTTGACAATCTGGTTGTTGTTTATGTAATGAAGTGTATTGGCTCGGTTTCCACCAGCAACCACAGGAGGATAGGCCAAGAAATTGGCTCCATGGGCACGGCACTCAAAATCAAACTAGGGTTGAGAAAGAGATTCACATTAACATTTCATCATTATCGTTGCTACCATAGGTGTTAAAccatattttcaatgacaacaCACCATAATTATAAAGTGTCTAAAGACCTGTAACTCACCTTAGCATACAGTAGAGCTTCATCAATGTCCCCTTGAGACATACCCATAGTCTTCTTGAATGCCTGAAAGAGGGGATGCAAAGGGTTACGTGAACAGTTGAGAGTGCTTCACTCATGGCGTGTGTGAGGTGACTCACCTGTGCTGTGATGCGACCAGCCTCCTTCATGAGAGCCACCTCGGCTGGGCTCTTGAGGGCCCTGAGGGAGTGTGTAAGGGGTCTGAGAGAGCGCACCATGGGCCCCCCTTCCAACAGGGGCCGAACATGGGTCTGGTGGAGCCCAGGGTGGCAGGGCTTGGAGCCATCATACCACACAGTGCTACCTGAGAGGGAACCATCAAAGTAGAATTGTTAGTGATATAGTTTGTCTAATTTCTTTACATCACTTTAAAATGGTTCAAACAGTTGCATTTGTTCGGAATGAAAATTTGATCCACAATTTGGAGCTATGTTCCTCAGGCTTTTAATCCCTAATCTTTCATCCCAAGAGTAACATTTACTCTAAAATATGTATGTTCAAATTACTTTCTCCTAGTTACGCCTACCTTTAAGGCTTTTGAGTACAAGTCCCAACTCTTCTGTGCAGTGGACCCTCTCCACCCCCGTCAACGCTGCCGCCCCGTCCTTCCCTGACCTGGGCCCGTCCCACAGCTCCCTGGCCGGGTCCCTGCGGGGTACAAAGAGGATGGCTTGGTCCGGGCGGCCGGTACCACACAGAACCAGGGCGCTGTCTGGCTCAAGGATGCCTGTGAGGTAGAGGAAGTCCTGGTTCTGGTGGAAGGGGTAGGGGATGTCATTGGTCATGTAGCGGATTGGGTGGGAGAGGACTATGACGAGGTGTTTGTTGGACGAAACAGTGGGTCCCAGCCGATCTGCTTGAACCTCAATGAGAGAGGCCAGTCTTTGCCGACGGAGATCAAACTCTGTTTGGGTTAAGCCAGGGGTCACCTCACCTGTGACAGAGAGCAAGAAGGGGAAGAAGTTATAAACCCACCATTCAAAACTCCCTGAAGCGACAGCTCTGTACTACACAACAGTATTCATAGCCATAGTTTGTGGTTGTGAATAGGATAACAATGAGCTTTGATTTCAGGTAAATGCTGTAGAGTAACTGATTGGCAGAAATGGGAAATAGCTGTATGCCCATGAGTACATAAACCATTTTTTATGAGGTGTGGATGAGTGAAGGGGCTTAGCTGGCCGAGGTATCTTGGTGGAACCTTCTGCGGTTTCCACCCTTCTGGTTTAACGGAGACATTCCGGCATGGGCACCACAGATGACCTGCAGAGAGGTTACCAGTGAGGGAAAAGTTTGCTTATAAATTCACAGTTCTTTTTCACGTAGGTCTTAAAGAATCTTCCACAATCAGCTGGCCATACAAATCTACCGTATTTAAGACCTATAATAAAAGTATGACATTATTGGGGAATAACATGCATTATGCCTTCCATCTTGCTGAGGCAAGCATTTGTGTTATACAAACATAACATGTGAAATTAGCTTGCATAAATCATggggaagatctcaattgcatactccacGCGTCCTCTCTAAAAACCCATTGGGTGAGAAAGCAAGAGGTCCCTCCCCtcagaccttctcctccaataggATTTGAGAAAAGGACGCCAGAAGTACACAATTGTGACCCTGACTACAGTAGTTAGATAAGCTAATTTGTCTGTACAGTGGCAAGATATAAAAATGACCTTCTACCATTGTAATACATTAAATACAAATAACCAAATATTTCACCACTCACCTTGACTCCAAAACTTTGAGTATGACACCAATTGGGTAGCGGATCTGGTCAAAATGTTAGGTGAGGGCAACATTGTTGCAACTCGGTCAGACTATCAGCGACAGTTAACTCCCATCATCATAATGTCACAAGTGGTGTCGCTAAATTGTATTGAGGTATATACAATTGCAtcaaatataaatactttagcaGACTAAAAACCAAACATAAACTATATAACACAACTACCTCTTCATACCACAGCCAACATTTAGGAATCTGTGACTATATCATGTCGCTAAATGCGTCTGTCCGTCTGCGGTGCTTGTGAGGTGACAAGTTTCAGCCTCCCCTGTAAGACAATCGTTACCATTGGTGGAAGTACAATTTTACGTTTTTTGATTGGATAGCAATTATATGACCTCTTTTGTTTGCGACTTGATCCATTCACGCAGGACCTCATCGCTTGTTTTGTTTGTCATATGTTTCTATCTAATTAATGCCTGCGTTAAAGAAATCTACGGAACAACATACACCATCGACTAGTATTTTAAAGCGATTGTTGTGGAGGTTTGATTGCACCCCTCTACTCGAAGCTACCCGTCGTTGAAGAGCTGTCTGGGCATACAGGTAGCTAATCTAGCCCTCATATGCTGTGTTTTATTGGAAATATTTAACATTTCTGGTTTGTTTTCTCTGATTTTATCATGCATTCAAATAATCCCAACGGCATGACTAACTCGACAGAATTCCAGAATATTCTATCCTCACAATCCATGCTACATTTATGCACGTGCCCGGGGACAAACTATGTTTTCTGAGATAAAGGAGTTAGCTAGTTTACTAATAATACTAAATGAGGCTGTGCAGCACAAGTGTATGCTATCAATGCTCATATTTAACTAGCTAGCAGTTTCATTTTTACTTCCTCGCACTTTCTTGTTGTGTAGCGTGTTCTGGACCTGTGAAGTGAGAATGGACCCGCGGAAAGTGCATGAGTTGAAGGCCTTCGTGAAGTTGTGCGACGAAAATCCCTCCATATTGCACCTTCCCGAGCTCGGCTTCCTCCGGGCCTGGTTGCAAGGGTCAGTTGATAATCCTTCTGTTTATCGCATAGCGTCAAGCGTGCACTTGGTCTTTATCGTTAAAATTCGTGGGCCACTATCTGTTAGGAGTCGGATCAACCCATGTTCAAAACCCGGTTTATTCCCCGGATATCAAGAGTATTAGAGTTAAATGAATGAATCCATTGTTAATGCATTTTcgtgtgatttttgttgttgccaaTTCTCCAACTACCCTGAACGAGAATGCCGCAGTCACACCCACTCGCTGCTGCTAAGTATCAGGCATATTTCTCGGTCTGATAAGTCAGTACAACGTACTTTATTAattgaataaaaaatataaattccTACTGTACTAAGTAATACACCAACATGTACTGACAGCAGTTGGCAAAATTGAAATGCTCATATTGGAAAGAATGAAAAATTGAAAGAAGATCTTTTTTTTCAGAATGGGAGCTACAATTCCACAAGCCCCCCAAAATGACTCCTCATGCAAGGTATAAGTATGACTTGTTTCATATATCCATCCAGTTGCTATATTTGACAGCCTACCAGTACAGTTCAGCCAATAAAACTTAATTCATTTCAGGGTGGGTGTCCATGTGCTGGctctcctccccctgcctctgcTCCTGAGCCCAATGCCCCCTctgagagtgaggagagtgaaCTAGGTATGTCCATGGCAGCTTTCTCACACCTGGCCCACACATTTTCCCACAGTCACCCATCGAGTTCATAAAGAAAATGAGTACACAGGCCAAAGGGTTATTATCCTCTGAAAAGGAAATTATTTTTTAGACTCGCACACCATACCAATAAATCATCACCCAGACATTTAGTTCCATTCCATCTAATACATTCAGTGATACAGTGAAGACCGCAGATCAACAAACAATCTGTTGCATGACCACACAGTTTGTAACGCTGCCTTATAAACTGATTGCCAAGCTCTTGAGCAGTGCTTATACAACCAGTGGCGATTacagcatgtaaatcttggtggggcaaaa from Oncorhynchus tshawytscha isolate Ot180627B linkage group LG09, Otsh_v2.0, whole genome shotgun sequence encodes the following:
- the LOC112258811 gene encoding xaa-Pro aminopeptidase 3 isoform X2: MLPSPNILTRSATQLVSYSKFWSQGHLWCPCRNVSVKPEGWKPQKVPPRYLGQLSPFTHPHLIKNGEVTPGLTQTEFDLRRQRLASLIEVQADRLGPTVSSNKHLVIVLSHPIRYMTNDIPYPFHQNQDFLYLTGILEPDSALVLCGTGRPDQAILFVPRRDPARELWDGPRSGKDGAAALTGVERVHCTEELGLVLKSLKGSTVWYDGSKPCHPGLHQTHVRPLLEGGPMVRSLRPLTHSLRALKSPAEVALMKEAGRITAQAFKKTMGMSQGDIDEALLYAKFDFECRAHGANFLAYPPVVAGGNRANTLHYINNNQIVKNGEMVLLDGGCEYFCYVSDITRTWPVNGKFSPAQAELYEGVLEVQKACLSLCSPGASLDHIYSTMLALLGRQLKQLGIVKGSTSDADTLK
- the LOC112258811 gene encoding xaa-Pro aminopeptidase 3 isoform X1, producing MLPSPNILTRSATQLVSYSKFWSQGHLWCPCRNVSVKPEGWKPQKVPPRYLGQLSPFTHPHLIKNGEVTPGLTQTEFDLRRQRLASLIEVQADRLGPTVSSNKHLVIVLSHPIRYMTNDIPYPFHQNQDFLYLTGILEPDSALVLCGTGRPDQAILFVPRRDPARELWDGPRSGKDGAAALTGVERVHCTEELGLVLKSLKGSTVWYDGSKPCHPGLHQTHVRPLLEGGPMVRSLRPLTHSLRALKSPAEVALMKEAGRITAQAFKKTMGMSQGDIDEALLYAKFDFECRAHGANFLAYPPVVAGGNRANTLHYINNNQIVKNGEMVLLDGGCEYFCYVSDITRTWPVNGKFSPAQAELYEGVLEVQKACLSLCSPGASLDHIYSTMLALLGRQLKQLGIVKGSTSDADTLKAARRYCPHHVGHYLGMDVHDTPELSRSQPLQPGMAITIEPGLYICEDDDQVPDRFRGLGVRIEDDVVIQDEINPLILSSDTPKTIADVERACAQSWG